One Bombilactobacillus folatiphilus genomic window, TTGGAAAATTGGGTAGCGGATTTATCACCTGCACAATTTGATACAATCAAAAAGACAGCGACTGATTGGTTCAAAATTTTGCAAGTTCGCCCGGGACAGGCTTTTATTAATGTAAGTGCAAAAGTTTTGCCGAATCTTGATAATCAAGTCCAGCAACAACTCTTCTTTAATTTATTAGCCAATGTGTTGTCACAACAATTGATGGCTGTGGCGGACGATAGCAGCCAACGCAATGTTTTAGAGCGGATGATGACGTTATTCTTACACGCACAAAAATTATGGCGAGCCAATGTCAGTTTTGAAAATTGCTTGGAACAATGGGCACTGCAATTAACAACTGCTAGTTAAGGGAGGCTGATCATGGAACAACAAACGGATTATTATGCGAAATTTGCGGAATTGCAACATGTGGCCCAAGATTTGACGCAAGTTTTGGCGGAAATGAAAGATAATATTTCGCAAGTTTTGGAAGAAAACGCGGAATTAAAAATTGAAAATGAGCATTTGCGCAGTCGTTTGAGCGAAATGGATAATAAAAAAGAGCTCGAACTGCCACATGCGCGCAAAACTTTGGAAAAATTATATGAAGACGGCTTTCACGTTTGTACCGTGATGTATGGTGCACATCGTGATGGACATGAAGAATGTGCTTTTTGCCTAGATGTCATTTATGGTGAGCGAGGTTCTAAATGATTCAAGAAACGGCTAGTTTTCAACCACAGGCCACTGGGGTTTTATATTTGGTGCCAACGCCGATCGGTAATCTGCAAGACTTGAGCGCGCGGGCTGTCCAAACATTAAAAGATGTGGACTTAATTGCTGCGGAAGATACCCGCAATACGCAAAAATTGTTAAATCACTTTGAAATTACAACGCCTAAAATTAGTTTTCATGAGCATAATACGCAACAGCGGATTCCTGAATTGCTCCAAAAATTGCAGCATGGGCTTTCCATTGCTCAAGTCAGTGATGCTGGGATGCCTTCAATTAGCGATCCCGGTAAGGAGCTGGTGAATGCTTGTATTACTGCCGGGATTCAAGTCGTGCCGTTGCCCGGACCGAATGCTGCCTTAACAGCGTTAATTGCTTCAGGTTTAGCACCCCAACCGTTTTATTTTTATGGTTTTTTACCCCGTAAAGCGACGCAAATGCATCAAGAATTGGCACAATTGGCACAATTAAGTGTCACCTTTATTTTGTATGAATCACCTTATCGCGTTCAAAAAACGATTCAGTCTTTAATTCAGGCAGTCGGAGAGGAGCGCCAAGTCGTCTTGGCTCGGGAGTTAACCAAGGTGCATGAAGCGTTTTTGCGCGGAACATTGGCGCAGGTCCAGACTTATTTTCAAGAGCACGAACCACGCGGCGAGTATGTTATTTTAGTGGCTGGAAAAACGCCGACCGCTGTGGCAAAACACTTAGATGATGCACAGTTAAAGCAATTAGTTCAAACTCAAGTTGATGCTGGGATAAAACCGAATGCTGCCATTAAAAAAGTGGCGCATGAGTACCAAGAAAATCGTCAAGACGTTTACAATATTTATCATGGATTGGAGTCAGACTAATGTCCAAGAGACAATATACAGAATCATTAACCGTTCCTTATTTTGATATTGATATGACCAAAAATATGAAATTATCGGCTTTATTTAATGAGATTTTGTGGGTTTCCGAATCACAATTAAAAGAAGTCGGCATTGATTCGCAACATATGGTTGCGCAAGGAATTGGTTGGGTGGTCACGAAATATCATTTAGAAATTACGCGGATGCCACACTTGAATGAAGCAATCAGCATCACCACAGAAGCCAATAGTTATAATAAGTTCTTTTGTTACCGTACTTTCACGGTTCAGGATGCTTCGGGGCAAGAAATTGTGAAATTGACCAGCAATTGGGTGATGTTGGATATCCAAAGTCGTAAAATGATGGTCATTAAGTCTGAAATTATGGAACAATTAAACTGTCCTTATTCCACAGAAATTTGGCGGTTTCCACGTATTGATCTTGTGGAACATACCGACCAGCCAATCGCGTATCCAACACGTTTTTTTGATATTGATATTAATGGTCATGTGAATAATGCTGTTTATTTGGATTGGATGCTTGATTCGTTGGGGCGCGACTTTTTGATGGCACATCAATTGCAGCAGTTGGATATTAAGTACGAACAAGAAGTGCAGTATGGTGACACCGTGGAAAGTTTCGTGCAACAAGAGGGCTTGACCACTCATCATTTAATTAAAACATCTGCTGGAATTAATGCCCAAGCGCAAGCCGTTTGGCAGCAGAATTAACGAGATTCTTTTCTGAAAGAATCTTTTTTTATACAGTAATTTTTAGAAAAAACTGCTACAATTATTAGTAATTATTATAGTTAAAGGATTGATGTCATGAAAAAACAACAGACCTCATCTTGGGGTCGTCGCGTTAGTCTAGGATTGATGATAGTTGTCTTGTTTATTTTGCTAGCGATTTTATCTTGGCGTTCCACTCAGCCGCTTACGACGAATCAATCTGAAAGTGTTCCCACGCTTTATCTGCACGGTTATGGTGCGGGTGCGAAGTCCACTGATTATTGGATTAATTACGCCAAAAAGCATGATCAGGCGCAAAAGGTATTGACGGCTGTCGTATCACCTCAAGGCAAAGTCAAATTGCAGGGCGAATGGGGGACACGTGTGAAACATCCGTTGGTGCAAGTTGTCTTCCAAGATAATAAAAATACGGATTATCAACAAACCAGTCGGTGGTTTGCAAAGGTTTTGCAAGCCTTGCAACAACGTTATCAAATTAAACAATACAATACGGTGACACATTCAATGGGCAACTTAACGACAATGTATTATCAAATGTCGCCCAAACTCAAAAAAGGCTTGCCTAAGTTGCATCAGCAAGTCAATGTTGCGGGCCATTTTGATGGTATTGTGGGCAAGGATGATCAGCCTAATCAGAATCATTTGCAACAAAATGGTGAACCACAGCAGCAAGATGCTACTTATCGGTATTTGAAACGCAATCGTCAACAGTTTCCAAAGAATGTTTCGGTCTTGAATATTTATGGCAATCTTGATGATGGTACCAATTCTGATGGTGATGTGACGGTCGTATCTGCTAAATCACTGGGCTTTTTGGTGAAAAAGCAGACTCATTATCAAGAATTAGAAATTAAGGGTGCTAAGGCCCAGCACAGTCAGTTGCATGAAAATCCGCAAGTTGCGCGAGCGATTGACCACTTTTTGTGGGCAAAATAATCAAATTTGACCTTGCCATTCTTTTGAAAATTGTTGTACAAAGTTGCGCATGTAAGTGGTTCGTTGGTGCGCTAACTGTTGCCCGGCTGTTGTGTTCATCAGTTGTTCTAAGTGAAATAATTTTTCATAAAAATGATTAATCGTCGTTGTTTGATGTTGACGATAGTTAGTTTTGGAGGTTAGTTCAATAGGCTTGAGCTGTGGATCATAAAGCAACTGCTTGTGGCTGGCACCGTATGCAAAGGCTCGCGCAATCCCAATTGCTCCTAAAGCATCTAAGCGATCGGCATCTTGAACATACTGCCCCCAGGTTGGTAAAACTTGTTTGTGTTGCAGATTTTGGGCAAAGGACATTTTGGTAATAGTTTGCATGATTTCTTGTTGTTGCGACTCGTCAAATCCTGCTTCAGTTAATAATTGCATAAGTTGTTGCTTTCGGCTTAAAATATCATCTGTAAGCTTATCGTCAATCGTATCGTGCAATAAGCTGGCTGCTTGCAACAAAGCGGTGATGTCAGGCGTTAACGGCTGGTCTGTTTGGTATAAATTGACCGCTAAGCTCGCGACACGGCAAACGTGATTGTAGTCATGTCCGCTGACGTCGTTACCTAGAGTTTTTTGGGCAAACGATTGGATTTGCATAAGATTCATATAAAAGCGCCTCTTTTTAATTCAACATAACATAAAGAAGATTTGAAATGCAAAATCAAAGGAGGTGATGTGTGCTGGAAACACTGGTAACTTGATATTAAGTTTTTGGGCAATGGGTCGTCGCGTAATTTAGGGCGCTAATAAATCTACACAGATTTTAGTTGGGAAATGGAGTGTTAGCGATTGTTTCGACATTAGTGTGGGTCAAAAAATGAGCTCAATAATATTAATGTTATTTTTGGGCCTATACACAATGTCACAACGGATATTAAGGAGAGTGTACAGTGTCATACTTAGTTATCAATGCAGTTGGATTAATAGTCTTTTTGACCATTGCGTTTTTGTTTTCAAAGAATAAAAAAGCAATTAATTGGCGTTCAATTATTGTCATGGTAGTCTTAAATTTGGTCATTGCTTGGTTCTTAACCAGCTTTGCAGTTGGGCGTCAAATTGTTTCAGGGGCGGCCGACGGCTTCAACGCGTTAATTCAGGTGGCTTATTCAGGAATTGCGTTTGCTTTGCCAAGCATGGTTCATGTTAAAAACATGGATTTTGTGATTAGTTCATTGATGCCGATTTTATTAATTGTTCCACTGTTTGATATTTTGACCTATATTGGTTTTTTACCATGGGTAATCAAATGGATTGGCAAGATTTTAGCCAAAGTGACCGGTCAACCTCGATTTGAATCATTTTTTTCCGTTGAAATGATGTTTTTGGGAAATACAGAAGCTTTGGCGGTTTCAGGATTACAGTTACGTCAAATGAGTAAAGAGCGCAATTTGACGATTGCAATGATGTCCATGAGTTGTGTCACTGCATCCATTTTGGGAGCTTATACCAAGATGGTACCTGCGCAATTTGTTTTAACGGCAGTGCCTGTGAATATCATTAATGCGATTATTGTGGCTAGTATTATGAATCCTGTGAGTGTGACGCCTAGTGAAGATACGATTGCCACTGTTTCGGGACAAACAGATGATTCAGAAACTAGTGGACGTGAACCGTTCTTCTCCTTTTTAGGTGATTCAATTCTTGCCGCAGGAAAATTAATTTTAATTATTACTGCTAATGTGATTGCTTTTGTTGCTTTAGCAAACTTAATTGATAAATGTTTGGGTTTGATCAATCCTTGGTTGAGTTTGGAACATTTATTGGGAATCGTTATGTTTCCTTTTGCTTGGCTCTTGGGCTTAAATGTCCAAGATGCCTTTCAGTTTGCCCAGTATATGGGTACCAAATTAGTCACCAATGAGTTTGTGGTGATGGGGAAAGTTTCCTCAATTATTAAACACTTTAGCCCGCATTATCAGGCTATTTTGACAGTCTTCTTAACATCGTTTGCCAACTTTTCAACTGTCGGTATGATTATCGGAGCGTTTAAAGATTTGGTTGACCGTGAAAAAAATAATTATATCGCTAAAAATATTAGTTATCTCTTAGTTTCAGGAATTTTGGTTTCACTTTTATCCGCGGCTACTGTCGGTTTGTTTGTGTGGTAGCTGGATTTCAAAAGCAGGTCATCAATTGGTGATCTGCTTTTTTGATCCATAAAATTAAAAAATAATTGACACTAAAATAGCTTACAGTTAAGATTAATTAATCTTATTAAGAAAAGAGGAGATAAGTATGGAAGTTATTGGATCATTTCTGTTAGTTATGTGCTGTATGTTTTTGGGGGAATGGGTGTCTACCAAAACCCATGCTTATCTCCCGTCTATTTTTGTTACAGCGGTTTTATTTATGATTGGTTACTGGACTTTTTTTCCAAAGAACATGGTCGCCAAAGCGTCATTTACGGATACAGCCGTTAATATGTTTTTATCATTTACCTTAGTGCATTTAGGAACAATGATGAGCTTGAAAAAATTGTTACAGCAATGGCGCGCAGTCTGTATTGCCTAAAGCTTATCAAACGTCAGCTTTTTTGTTGGCTAATTTGACGCATGGCGCCGTTAATTCAAGCATTATCTGTTTAATTTTAGGCGTAATTTTCCATCAGATTGGTTTTTTAGATGATGAAATTGTACAAAAAAGCGGGAATTTATAATTGGTTAATGTACGGCATCATGGCTTACGGTTTTTCGCAGTTACGCTTGGTTTCGGTATCACAATTATTGCCATTAATTATCCAAATTGTCACTTTGATTGTATTGGGCTTAATCTGCATGTTGCTGGTGGCGCTAGTCTTAGCGAAGCCATTTAAAATGTCGTGGCAAATGGCTTACGCTTGTTCGTTAACGGCGTTGTTTGGCTTTCCAATGGATTATGTTTTGACGAACGAAGTAATTGATAGCTTGACGACAGATACTAAACAAAAAGCTTACCTCACAGACCAAATGCTGCCCAAGATGTTGGTGGGAGGCTTTGCCACAGTTTCAATTGCCTCGGTTGTGATTGCTTCCGTTTTTTTAAGACTATTATAAAAGGAATCAAAAAACCATGCCGTCTCAAACGTCATGGTTTTGTTAGTTAATGATTAATATAATGGACAAATTGCGAACCAGTTAACCCAGCACTCAAACCTACTAGCAATTTAATCCGCGCTTTTTGACCATTGAGTCCGCGACAAAAGACAATGCCCATTTTTTGTAGATGCGCCCCGCCACCTTCATAAGCATATACCGGTTCAGCAATGCCGTTGAAACACCGTGAAACGAGAATAATGGGAATGTTATGGTCTAATAATTTTTGCACGGCGGGTAAGGCTTGGGGGGGCAAATTGCCGGCACCGAGCGCCTCAATCACCAGTCCATGAGTTGTTGGTTGATCAAGCACTTCAAATAATTCAGAAGTCATGCCGGCGTAAGCCTTGACTAGGAAAACACCGTCAATCACTTGTTCAATTGGTAAATGTTTTTGGGGCACAATTTCTTGAATATAGTCCACGTGACCGTCAGACAAAATGCCGATGGGACCAAAAGTTGGCGTCCGAAAGGTGGCCACATTAGTTGTATGCGTTTTGGTCACGTAACGTGCGGAATGAATTTCGTCATTCATCACTACAACTACACCTTGACCCACCGATTCATCAGCTCTGGCAACTTGGATTGCCGATTTAAAATTATATAATCCGTCGCTGCCGATTTCGTTGGACGAACGCATAGCGCCTGTGACCACCACAGGCATGTGACCTTGTAAAGTCAAATCTAGAAAGAAAGCTGTTTCTTCTAAGGTGTCTGTTCCGTGGGTCACCACCGCGCCAAAAAAACCTTCTTGTTCAGCTTGGCGAATTCGTTTGGTTAGTTGCAGCATGTGTTGCGGTGTCATATGCGGTGAAGGCACGTTAAAAATTTCTTCAGTCACGAGTTCCAAATGATGCGCATTAGTCAGATCTAAAGTAGCTAAGGGATTTTGTTGATTGGGTTTAATTTTACCATCAGTGCTGGACATTGAAATAGTCCCACCCGTATGTAAAATTAGAATTTTTTTCGTCAATGTTTAAACATCCTTTTATAATTATTCTTATCAATTCTAACACGTTTGGCTTTAGATATGATATCGTTAAGATGATACAAATCTTGGAGTAGGAAATAAAGCGTAAAGTGCTGGTGGAACGGAATGTGAACACCGGACGAAAAGTCGAAATGCGGCTTGCGGTTTTATTTTCGCATTCGCCACGATGCTGGTGGCAGCTCCTTAAGGGGATGCTGAAATTGGATAAACTACAACTCAGTAAAAAAGTGTTTGGTTTAACTTGGTTGGCGATGTTAATCGCCTTACAAGTAATTGTTGGTCGTTTTCATGTGGGACCGAGTTTTTTAAAAATAGGTTTTGGTTTCATTGTCACAGCCTTGATTGGTTATTATTTTGGTCCCATCAAATCAATTGGGGCAGGGTTTATTAGTGACATTTTAGCCAATGTTTTGTTTCCGCCACAAGGTGGGTTCTTTTGGGGTTTTACTTTGTCAGCGATGGTGACTGGCTTCATCTATGGTCAGTTGCTATACCAAAAGCAAATTACCTGGCAACGTTTGTTGGTGGTGAACATTGTTGTAATTTTGGTTGTTAATTTATTATTGAATACGATTTGGGTATGCGTGTTAGGCAAATTACCCTTTCTACAGATGCTCTTACTGCGGGGTGTGAAAGAACTGATTTTCATTCCGATCCAGACGATCATGCTCTGGTTAGTCTTTAGATGGTTGAAACAACATAGTTTTTTGGAATAAAATCAAGCTGCGGCTTGATTTATTTTTGAGTAAAAAAGATTAGAGGTTAAAAACAAATGAAGCTTTTAACAATTGATACTTCTAGTGGTCCGCTAGTGGTTGCGAGCGTTCAAGATCATCAGGTGTTGGCTCAAGTCAGTGAAACTCAGTTGAAGTCACATAGTATTCAATTATTGCCCGCCATTGACCAAGTTGTCCAACAAGCGGGCTGGCAACCGCAAGATTTGGAGCGGATTGTGGTGGCACAAGGTCCGGGTTCGTTTACTGGTTTGCGTATTGGTGTCACTACCGCCAAAGTGCTGGCATGGACACTGGAAAAAGAGCTAGTTGGAGTCTCCAGCTTGGCCGTGTTAGCAGGTAATGTGCCCAATTTTGCCGGCCTAATTGTGCCTGTTATTGATGCGCGCAATCAAAATGTCTTTGCGGGTGTGTATCAAGTTGTTCGAGGTGAATTGCAGGCGGTGGTGGCTGATTGTCATACTAGTTTGGCGCAATTGTTATTACAGTTGCAAGCAATGGCACTACCCGTGCAGTTTGTCGGTGATTTGCCCGCCGAAGATTTAGCCCTCATCAAGGCACAATTGCCGGATGCCAAATTTTATGCAAATAATCAACCACAAGGTCATGTTTTGGCACATCTAGGCCAAAAGCAAACACCCGTGGTAAATTTGGATACCTTTATTCCAAAATATTTGCGACAAACGCAAGCTGAAGTAGTTTGGGCGCACAAGAATCCAACATTGGATTCACAAAATCAGCATTATGTTGAAGATGTTTAGGCGTGAAAATTTAAAAAATAGGAGTTTGACATGCAACAAGATGTTTTGATTTTAGCGTTTGAAAGTAGTTGTGATGAAACCAGTGTCGCAGTCGTCAAAAACGGCAAGGAAGTTCTAGCCAATATTATTGCCACTCAGATTAAAAGTCATCAACGTTTTGGTGGCGTCGTGCCAGAAGTAGCAAGTCGTCATCATGTGGAACAAATTGTACATTGCAGCCAGTTGGCGATGGAACAAGCGGGTGTTAGCTATCAGGATTTGTCTGCAGTGGCGGTGACTTATGGTCCGGGGCTGGTCGGTTCACTCTTAGTTG contains:
- a CDS encoding DNA replication initiation control protein YabA; amino-acid sequence: MEQQTDYYAKFAELQHVAQDLTQVLAEMKDNISQVLEENAELKIENEHLRSRLSEMDNKKELELPHARKTLEKLYEDGFHVCTVMYGAHRDGHEECAFCLDVIYGERGSK
- the rsmI gene encoding 16S rRNA (cytidine(1402)-2'-O)-methyltransferase, whose translation is MQETASFQPQATGVLYLVPTPIGNLQDLSARAVQTLKDVDLIAAEDTRNTQKLLNHFEITTPKISFHEHNTQQRIPELLQKLQHGLSIAQVSDAGMPSISDPGKELVNACITAGIQVVPLPGPNAALTALIASGLAPQPFYFYGFLPRKATQMHQELAQLAQLSVTFILYESPYRVQKTIQSLIQAVGEERQVVLARELTKVHEAFLRGTLAQVQTYFQEHEPRGEYVILVAGKTPTAVAKHLDDAQLKQLVQTQVDAGIKPNAAIKKVAHEYQENRQDVYNIYHGLESD
- a CDS encoding acyl-[acyl-carrier-protein] thioesterase gives rise to the protein MSKRQYTESLTVPYFDIDMTKNMKLSALFNEILWVSESQLKEVGIDSQHMVAQGIGWVVTKYHLEITRMPHLNEAISITTEANSYNKFFCYRTFTVQDASGQEIVKLTSNWVMLDIQSRKMMVIKSEIMEQLNCPYSTEIWRFPRIDLVEHTDQPIAYPTRFFDIDINGHVNNAVYLDWMLDSLGRDFLMAHQLQQLDIKYEQEVQYGDTVESFVQQEGLTTHHLIKTSAGINAQAQAVWQQN
- a CDS encoding alpha/beta hydrolase yields the protein MKKQQTSSWGRRVSLGLMIVVLFILLAILSWRSTQPLTTNQSESVPTLYLHGYGAGAKSTDYWINYAKKHDQAQKVLTAVVSPQGKVKLQGEWGTRVKHPLVQVVFQDNKNTDYQQTSRWFAKVLQALQQRYQIKQYNTVTHSMGNLTTMYYQMSPKLKKGLPKLHQQVNVAGHFDGIVGKDDQPNQNHLQQNGEPQQQDATYRYLKRNRQQFPKNVSVLNIYGNLDDGTNSDGDVTVVSAKSLGFLVKKQTHYQELEIKGAKAQHSQLHENPQVARAIDHFLWAK
- a CDS encoding HD domain-containing protein; translation: MNLMQIQSFAQKTLGNDVSGHDYNHVCRVASLAVNLYQTDQPLTPDITALLQAASLLHDTIDDKLTDDILSRKQQLMQLLTEAGFDESQQQEIMQTITKMSFAQNLQHKQVLPTWGQYVQDADRLDALGAIGIARAFAYGASHKQLLYDPQLKPIELTSKTNYRQHQTTTINHFYEKLFHLEQLMNTTAGQQLAHQRTTYMRNFVQQFSKEWQGQI
- a CDS encoding NupC/NupG family nucleoside CNT transporter, with amino-acid sequence MSYLVINAVGLIVFLTIAFLFSKNKKAINWRSIIVMVVLNLVIAWFLTSFAVGRQIVSGAADGFNALIQVAYSGIAFALPSMVHVKNMDFVISSLMPILLIVPLFDILTYIGFLPWVIKWIGKILAKVTGQPRFESFFSVEMMFLGNTEALAVSGLQLRQMSKERNLTIAMMSMSCVTASILGAYTKMVPAQFVLTAVPVNIINAIIVASIMNPVSVTPSEDTIATVSGQTDDSETSGREPFFSFLGDSILAAGKLILIITANVIAFVALANLIDKCLGLINPWLSLEHLLGIVMFPFAWLLGLNVQDAFQFAQYMGTKLVTNEFVVMGKVSSIIKHFSPHYQAILTVFLTSFANFSTVGMIIGAFKDLVDREKNNYIAKNISYLLVSGILVSLLSAATVGLFVW
- a CDS encoding asparaginase encodes the protein MSSTDGKIKPNQQNPLATLDLTNAHHLELVTEEIFNVPSPHMTPQHMLQLTKRIRQAEQEGFFGAVVTHGTDTLEETAFFLDLTLQGHMPVVVTGAMRSSNEIGSDGLYNFKSAIQVARADESVGQGVVVVMNDEIHSARYVTKTHTTNVATFRTPTFGPIGILSDGHVDYIQEIVPQKHLPIEQVIDGVFLVKAYAGMTSELFEVLDQPTTHGLVIEALGAGNLPPQALPAVQKLLDHNIPIILVSRCFNGIAEPVYAYEGGGAHLQKMGIVFCRGLNGQKARIKLLVGLSAGLTGSQFVHYINH
- a CDS encoding folate family ECF transporter S component, which encodes MDKLQLSKKVFGLTWLAMLIALQVIVGRFHVGPSFLKIGFGFIVTALIGYYFGPIKSIGAGFISDILANVLFPPQGGFFWGFTLSAMVTGFIYGQLLYQKQITWQRLLVVNIVVILVVNLLLNTIWVCVLGKLPFLQMLLLRGVKELIFIPIQTIMLWLVFRWLKQHSFLE
- the tsaB gene encoding tRNA (adenosine(37)-N6)-threonylcarbamoyltransferase complex dimerization subunit type 1 TsaB, with amino-acid sequence MKLLTIDTSSGPLVVASVQDHQVLAQVSETQLKSHSIQLLPAIDQVVQQAGWQPQDLERIVVAQGPGSFTGLRIGVTTAKVLAWTLEKELVGVSSLAVLAGNVPNFAGLIVPVIDARNQNVFAGVYQVVRGELQAVVADCHTSLAQLLLQLQAMALPVQFVGDLPAEDLALIKAQLPDAKFYANNQPQGHVLAHLGQKQTPVVNLDTFIPKYLRQTQAEVVWAHKNPTLDSQNQHYVEDV